A portion of the Leptospira kanakyensis genome contains these proteins:
- a CDS encoding NAD(P)/FAD-dependent oxidoreductase, with protein sequence MKPKILILGAGYAGIIAANRLDKQVKDVEIILISESSGFQERIRFHEIASAGQKKERNIRDLLRTNVSFLQTKVTGIFPKEKRIQVEGSNQKINYDYLVITLGSSGIRQMNPNENSIQSNGAVSEFLKKKDHSKIQNLCIVGSGLTGIEMATEWKHFYPKSKVTIVDKNPFASSFSKQGRDYIKNFFVENNIQILDQMNIKGIEENEIRFENKTKLSFDCIVNCTGFQSPNLLKESGFKTNSQNQIYVDAFLRSFEFPEVFVAGDSAYLENSILRMGCVTALPMGAYVADHLANLISGKNLSPFSFQFFGRCVSLGRKVGMIQLTEGNDKPKEQIIKGKWGAIVKEMVCKFTILSLVLEKKLPFRFYFWPKGNPIKGKNKLIPESIPVGNLVT encoded by the coding sequence ATGAAACCAAAAATACTCATTCTCGGCGCAGGGTATGCAGGAATTATCGCTGCAAATCGTTTAGACAAACAAGTGAAAGATGTCGAAATCATTTTAATTTCGGAATCTTCAGGATTTCAAGAAAGAATTCGTTTCCATGAAATTGCCTCTGCTGGGCAAAAAAAAGAAAGAAACATACGGGATCTTTTACGAACAAACGTTAGCTTCTTACAAACAAAGGTTACTGGAATTTTTCCAAAAGAAAAAAGGATACAGGTGGAAGGAAGTAACCAAAAAATCAATTACGACTACTTGGTCATTACCTTAGGGAGTTCAGGGATTCGTCAGATGAATCCAAACGAAAATTCAATCCAATCGAATGGGGCTGTTTCTGAATTTCTAAAAAAGAAAGATCATTCAAAAATTCAGAACCTATGTATTGTTGGTAGTGGACTCACTGGCATAGAAATGGCTACCGAATGGAAACACTTTTATCCAAAATCGAAAGTGACAATTGTAGATAAAAATCCATTTGCTTCATCCTTTTCTAAACAAGGAAGAGACTATATAAAAAACTTTTTTGTAGAAAATAACATCCAAATTTTGGACCAAATGAATATAAAAGGAATCGAGGAAAATGAAATTCGTTTTGAAAACAAAACAAAACTCTCCTTTGATTGTATTGTAAATTGTACCGGATTTCAAAGTCCAAATTTACTTAAAGAATCCGGATTCAAAACCAATTCACAAAATCAAATCTATGTAGATGCTTTTTTACGTTCTTTTGAATTTCCTGAAGTTTTTGTTGCCGGTGATTCCGCTTATTTAGAAAACTCTATTTTACGTATGGGTTGTGTGACCGCATTGCCGATGGGAGCCTATGTGGCCGATCACCTAGCCAATTTAATTAGTGGGAAAAACTTATCTCCTTTTTCATTTCAGTTTTTTGGAAGATGTGTTTCTCTTGGTAGAAAAGTCGGGATGATTCAATTGACAGAAGGAAATGATAAACCAAAAGAACAAATCATCAAAGGAAAATGGGGAGCCATCGTAAAGGAAATGGTTTGTAAATTCACAATTCTTTCGCTGGTTTTGGAGAAAAAACTTCCATTTAGATTTTATTTTTGGCCTAAAGGAAATCCAATCAAAGGGAAAAACAAATTAATTCCAGA
- a CDS encoding metallophosphoesterase, with translation MKAFFLFLSVLTSLLGFIYYYSTFRLISGLSLNGPVVTLILFGIGALVLLVPLTYVMSRISKREKTQTFFAYVTFTNFGFFSILFTLVLLMDLLRLVDLGIITQYSQFLFSSLLRFGFPIDGVTEVKNFSLAFSTIALATALSSLGFYNAHVRLRYKRVKIPVKDLHPDLREFKIVQISDVHIGSTIKEKFLRRVVSKINSQTPDVVVITGDLVDGPAATLKHHLKPLADIKSKYGTFYVTGNHEYYSGVLSWLPEIEKLGIHILLNANQTLAVGNAKLLMAGVTDLTAGSMIKSHQTDPKRAMEGGESCDYKILLAHQPNSIYEANKVGFDLQISGHTHGGQFFPGNILIYFAQKFVSGLHRYKNTQIYVSRGTGYWGPPFRLGAPSEISVLELQPTE, from the coding sequence TTGAAAGCATTCTTCCTATTTTTGTCCGTTCTGACATCCTTACTCGGATTTATCTATTATTATTCTACCTTTCGTTTAATCTCAGGACTTTCACTGAATGGACCCGTAGTTACGTTGATTTTATTTGGAATTGGGGCACTGGTTCTCCTCGTTCCGCTGACTTATGTAATGAGCCGGATCTCCAAACGAGAAAAAACCCAAACTTTTTTTGCCTATGTCACCTTCACCAACTTTGGATTTTTTTCCATTCTGTTCACTTTGGTCCTCCTCATGGATTTACTTCGTCTGGTGGACTTAGGAATCATCACCCAGTATTCTCAATTTTTGTTTTCCAGTTTGCTCCGGTTTGGATTTCCCATCGATGGCGTGACTGAAGTAAAAAACTTTAGTTTGGCTTTCTCTACCATTGCCCTGGCAACGGCTCTCAGTTCTCTTGGTTTTTATAATGCCCATGTTCGTTTGCGATACAAACGAGTTAAAATTCCTGTAAAGGATTTACATCCTGATTTGCGTGAGTTTAAAATTGTGCAAATCTCGGATGTTCACATTGGATCCACCATTAAAGAAAAGTTTCTCCGCCGTGTTGTCAGTAAAATCAATTCACAAACTCCAGATGTGGTTGTGATAACTGGAGATTTGGTGGATGGGCCCGCAGCCACTCTCAAACACCATCTAAAGCCGCTCGCTGATATCAAATCCAAATATGGAACGTTTTATGTGACTGGGAATCATGAATACTATTCGGGAGTTCTTTCTTGGTTACCAGAAATTGAAAAATTAGGAATCCATATTTTACTCAACGCGAACCAAACCTTGGCTGTGGGCAATGCTAAGTTGCTTATGGCTGGAGTGACCGATCTAACTGCTGGATCTATGATTAAATCCCACCAAACAGACCCTAAGCGAGCCATGGAAGGTGGTGAATCTTGTGATTATAAGATTCTACTCGCCCACCAACCCAATAGCATCTATGAAGCTAATAAAGTTGGATTCGATTTACAAATTTCCGGACATACCCATGGCGGACAATTTTTCCCGGGAAATATTTTGATTTATTTTGCTCAAAAATTTGTTTCAGGACTCCATCGTTACAAAAACACACAAATTTATGTGAGTCGAGGTACTGGGTATTGGGGACCTCCTTTCCGATTGGGTGCACCATCCGAAATTTCTGTTTTAGAACTCCAACCTACTGAATGA
- a CDS encoding OmpA family protein, translated as MQKMNWKFFLILSGFLLHSSFSFLYSQGFDRGKLILYGNGGGGIGANSGTMEKKVEENNFPTNLVVNSPYTTLTSNFANHYILQTLVKNQTQLSSNVGELGFEYGLFRYVGIGLSASYQSITASKFRTVDQRDIALFALASPEYGTLLRRLNEGEIYGLALQRKREIFSAPSADLSLFFHFQPNNPTDPYFRVGGGSGYEYKHGGATNRVFGALGIRYHVNHRFFLNAEVEHSNVYMVRYEAPNSGFRNKGNFEETFVKFGMGVSFSLLGSNTPEPEIKTTKVVDSVSPEIPIQTKEPVVENKLDRFVFLASEIFDLPTSRIHLEGRARLDAIARSLENEYKDFDVQVITYTTPFREDVPGNYENYDLGFERSQAISRVLREKGVNSKRIIDSTQGSAMYNVDSKEKVVIELRKKN; from the coding sequence ATGCAGAAAATGAATTGGAAATTTTTTCTTATTTTGTCCGGATTTTTACTTCATTCCAGTTTTTCCTTCCTTTATAGCCAAGGTTTTGACCGCGGAAAATTGATTCTATATGGGAACGGGGGTGGAGGGATTGGTGCAAATTCTGGAACCATGGAGAAAAAAGTAGAAGAAAATAATTTTCCTACTAATTTGGTCGTCAATTCCCCCTACACAACTCTCACATCTAATTTCGCAAATCATTATATTTTGCAAACTCTTGTCAAAAACCAAACTCAACTTTCTAGTAATGTAGGTGAGTTAGGATTTGAATATGGGCTCTTTCGATATGTTGGGATCGGACTTTCTGCATCCTACCAGTCAATTACTGCATCAAAATTTAGAACTGTAGACCAAAGGGACATTGCACTTTTTGCTCTAGCATCACCTGAATATGGAACATTGCTTAGGCGATTAAATGAAGGTGAAATTTACGGTTTGGCACTGCAAAGGAAAAGGGAAATATTTTCTGCGCCTTCGGCAGATTTAAGTTTGTTTTTTCACTTCCAACCCAATAATCCAACAGATCCTTATTTTCGAGTAGGTGGTGGATCGGGATACGAATACAAACATGGGGGAGCCACCAATCGTGTATTTGGTGCGTTAGGGATTAGATACCATGTAAACCATCGATTTTTCTTAAACGCTGAAGTGGAACATTCGAATGTATATATGGTTCGATATGAAGCACCTAATTCTGGTTTTAGAAACAAAGGAAATTTCGAAGAAACTTTTGTAAAATTTGGTATGGGGGTATCCTTCTCCCTTTTGGGTTCAAATACTCCAGAACCTGAAATCAAAACAACGAAGGTTGTCGATTCAGTTAGTCCAGAAATTCCAATCCAAACAAAAGAACCAGTAGTGGAGAACAAACTAGATCGTTTTGTATTCCTTGCGAGTGAGATCTTTGATTTGCCAACAAGTCGGATCCATTTAGAAGGTCGAGCAAGATTAGATGCAATTGCCCGAAGTTTAGAAAATGAATACAAAGATTTTGATGTGCAGGTGATTACTTATACAACTCCGTTTAGGGAAGATGTTCCTGGAAATTATGAAAATTATGATTTAGGATTTGAACGTTCCCAAGCCATATCGCGAGTGCTTCGTGAAAAGGGTGTGAATTCCAAAAGGATTATCGATTCCACACAAGGTTCCGCCATGTATAATGTGGACTCTAAAGAAAAAGTAGTTATTGAGCTTAGAAAAAAGAACTAG
- a CDS encoding methyl-accepting chemotaxis protein, which yields MTENRLIRKLTVAIEAPLYLLIFPYFINFCLFASSFDSETLIHLAIIGTLLSLVPLVVGITLRNKRLKRLLDYSKENDYNTLVGLKKGLLEHPHWEGKVILIRWTVSIFGFSFFAVTVLDLPWKEIMALPYACMMLMPIIYHAFYFQTEVYLSPVLKAKVLAEILLDESKFRIFGVFQRNLFTMIAVALLPMLTFGYYLFLILLADFRSPYWFYQMPIVFGMMVVIMIYAAYVGSKSLKDDIGNLNHSIEKLSKGELAETIPQLSATNLSHTITKLNLFMDSLRKYFQTAKQEAVSLSETSKIILDKGGLIDSQVVSEKNKLDSTFESVGQIQSLSKATYERVLSQKDKTNFLATELTRVTEEMTNLSKKADELAQNTVHSIGTVKVAKAAIQSAYEKVEMMNQMSENIKAAISIVEDISDRVNLLSLNASIEAARAGSMGRGFAVVAGEVSRLADETAKNIEEIKRVVKLSQAASKESLESMKEIISTNEDVKSKFEEISRVVQMFGRTSGTSSDNVKSLKDLVGEFQFDAEKITGEMELQTIYTETSNTNLQELWENHSQISTTFGEISEEANRLQKVSDSMEKIVSRFRF from the coding sequence ATGACAGAGAATCGATTGATTAGAAAATTGACAGTTGCCATTGAAGCTCCCTTATACTTATTAATTTTTCCTTACTTCATCAACTTCTGTTTATTTGCATCAAGTTTTGATTCAGAAACTCTCATCCATCTTGCGATCATCGGAACTCTTTTATCCCTTGTTCCTTTGGTTGTGGGGATAACCCTTCGAAACAAAAGACTCAAACGATTGTTGGACTATTCCAAAGAAAATGACTATAATACTTTAGTTGGTTTAAAAAAAGGATTACTCGAACATCCTCATTGGGAAGGAAAGGTCATCCTCATTCGTTGGACCGTTTCCATCTTTGGATTTTCTTTTTTTGCTGTGACAGTTTTGGATCTCCCATGGAAAGAAATCATGGCATTGCCCTATGCTTGTATGATGCTTATGCCAATCATCTACCATGCATTTTATTTCCAAACAGAAGTGTATTTGAGTCCTGTATTAAAGGCAAAAGTTTTGGCTGAAATCCTTTTGGACGAATCTAAATTTCGAATTTTCGGCGTTTTTCAAAGAAATCTTTTTACCATGATTGCTGTCGCTTTATTGCCAATGTTGACTTTTGGTTATTATTTGTTTCTCATCCTTCTCGCAGATTTCAGGTCTCCCTATTGGTTCTATCAAATGCCCATAGTGTTTGGAATGATGGTTGTGATTATGATTTATGCAGCTTATGTTGGTAGTAAATCTTTAAAAGATGATATTGGAAATTTAAACCATTCGATTGAAAAACTATCAAAAGGGGAACTAGCAGAAACCATTCCCCAACTCTCGGCAACAAACCTAAGCCATACCATTACCAAATTAAACTTATTTATGGATTCGTTACGGAAGTACTTTCAAACCGCAAAACAGGAAGCAGTTTCACTTTCCGAAACTTCAAAAATCATTTTGGATAAAGGTGGATTGATTGATTCACAAGTTGTATCAGAAAAAAACAAACTTGATTCTACTTTTGAGTCAGTAGGTCAGATCCAAAGTTTATCCAAGGCAACGTATGAACGTGTACTTTCCCAAAAAGACAAAACTAATTTTTTAGCGACAGAACTCACTCGAGTTACAGAAGAGATGACCAATCTTTCTAAAAAAGCAGATGAGTTGGCTCAAAACACAGTGCATTCGATTGGAACGGTAAAGGTGGCAAAAGCCGCCATCCAGTCCGCCTATGAAAAAGTTGAAATGATGAACCAGATGAGCGAAAATATCAAAGCCGCTATCTCTATCGTAGAAGATATATCGGATCGGGTGAACTTACTTTCTTTAAATGCATCCATTGAGGCTGCACGTGCAGGTTCCATGGGACGAGGATTTGCTGTAGTTGCGGGAGAAGTCTCTCGCCTTGCAGATGAAACAGCTAAAAATATAGAGGAAATCAAACGTGTTGTAAAATTATCCCAAGCTGCCTCTAAAGAAAGTTTGGAATCTATGAAAGAAATCATCTCCACCAATGAAGATGTGAAATCTAAATTTGAAGAGATTTCTAGGGTAGTTCAAATGTTCGGTCGAACCAGTGGAACGAGTTCTGACAATGTGAAATCTCTCAAAGACCTTGTTGGAGAATTTCAATTCGATGCGGAAAAAATCACGGGAGAGATGGAGTTACAAACCATTTACACGGAAACATCCAATACCAATTTGCAAGAGTTATGGGAAAATCATTCTCAAATCTCAACGACTTTCGGTGAAATTTCGGAGGAAGCAAACCGTTTGCAAAAGGTTTCTGATTCTATGGAAAAAATTGTTTCCAGGTTTCGGTTTTGA
- a CDS encoding malate:quinone oxidoreductase, with amino-acid sequence MKEKDTVRTKSDVILIGAGIMSATLGVLLKELAPHLTITVLERLDAAARESSNAWNNAGTGHSAFCELNYTIENEDGSIQTKKALQIAEWFEISKEFWAYLAGTKRILDADEFIHSVPHYSFVWGEENVSFLKKRFEALTKYELFKDLVYTEDKDTLTEWLPLVMKGRENSEPLAATKMELGTDVNFGTLTRAMFRYLESFPDVHVHYFEDVKDLERGENGFWHLTSNNIQTHEKEHHEAKFVFIGAGGGSLPLLEKSDIPEAAGFGGFPVSGQWLRCRNRDVIKQHFAKVYGKANVGSPPMSVPHLDTRIIEGKKELLFGPYAGFTTKFLKKGSYLDLVKSLEFDNIFPMLSAGMHNLPLTKYLISQAMQSHEDRIDALREYFPEVKSEDWELVVAGQRVQVIKKDEEEGGVLEFGTEVVSAKDGSLAALLGASPGASTSVSIMLEVLADCFPKEMQSDEWKSKLKTMIPSFGESMKEDPEVCISSRKKTEEILELNQGAGVSSRV; translated from the coding sequence ATGAAAGAAAAAGATACAGTTCGAACGAAGTCCGATGTGATACTCATCGGTGCAGGAATTATGAGTGCCACACTAGGAGTTCTTTTGAAAGAACTTGCTCCCCACCTAACAATTACCGTACTAGAAAGATTGGATGCAGCAGCAAGGGAAAGTTCCAACGCTTGGAACAATGCGGGTACCGGACATTCTGCATTTTGCGAATTGAACTATACAATCGAAAACGAAGATGGATCCATCCAAACAAAAAAAGCCCTGCAAATTGCGGAATGGTTTGAAATTTCAAAAGAATTTTGGGCTTACCTTGCTGGTACCAAACGAATTTTAGATGCCGATGAATTCATCCATTCCGTCCCTCATTATAGTTTTGTTTGGGGGGAAGAAAATGTATCTTTCCTTAAAAAACGTTTTGAAGCCCTAACCAAATATGAGCTTTTTAAAGACCTAGTTTACACAGAAGATAAGGATACCTTAACTGAATGGCTTCCACTCGTGATGAAAGGCCGAGAAAATTCAGAACCATTAGCGGCAACCAAGATGGAACTGGGAACCGATGTGAACTTTGGAACATTGACAAGGGCTATGTTTCGGTATTTAGAAAGTTTTCCCGATGTCCATGTACATTACTTTGAAGATGTAAAAGATTTGGAACGTGGGGAAAATGGATTCTGGCACCTAACTTCGAATAATATTCAAACACATGAAAAAGAACATCATGAAGCAAAATTTGTATTTATTGGTGCTGGTGGGGGAAGTCTTCCCCTCCTAGAAAAATCGGATATCCCAGAGGCCGCTGGGTTCGGAGGATTTCCTGTGAGTGGGCAATGGTTACGTTGTCGCAATCGTGATGTGATCAAACAACATTTTGCAAAAGTTTACGGGAAGGCCAATGTGGGATCTCCTCCTATGTCTGTTCCTCATTTGGATACAAGAATCATTGAAGGGAAAAAAGAATTACTTTTTGGGCCTTACGCTGGTTTTACGACAAAATTCTTAAAAAAAGGATCGTACTTAGATTTGGTAAAGTCATTAGAGTTTGATAATATTTTTCCAATGTTATCTGCAGGAATGCACAACTTACCTTTAACAAAATATTTAATCAGCCAAGCCATGCAGTCCCATGAAGACCGTATCGACGCTCTTAGAGAATACTTTCCTGAGGTAAAATCGGAAGATTGGGAATTGGTAGTGGCAGGACAAAGAGTTCAAGTCATCAAAAAAGATGAAGAAGAAGGTGGGGTTTTGGAATTCGGAACAGAAGTGGTTTCGGCAAAAGATGGATCTCTCGCAGCCCTTCTGGGAGCAAGTCCAGGTGCTTCCACCTCTGTTTCGATTATGTTAGAAGTGTTGGCCGATTGTTTCCCTAAAGAAATGCAATCCGATGAATGGAAATCTAAATTAAAAACAATGATCCCCAGTTTCGGGGAATCAATGAAAGAAGATCCTGAAGTTTGTATATCCAGCAGGAAAAAAACGGAAGAAATTTTGGAATTAAACCAAGGAGCAGGTGTTAGCTCCCGGGTCTAA
- a CDS encoding methyl-accepting chemotaxis protein, translating to MLKQILHKLYSLSIRTQLMIFIFFVLNLVLGPIFYLVYQSAKSQIVNLGGELFKTLATDSVAVIDLLNEDVKAGKISLPDAQEKARIYILGPKGSDGVRDLSKGKMSAKLDMRVWASQPNGVFTMNPFNIEGVNLWDYQVDGKYTVRDTWSNKERTGKLVYELWQEGKEPTHSWIAYQIYYQPWDWIVGSGGREAIFYEERLKSLSYLFFFGAIFASVISLVFSYFFAAIFARKIDHVKSLIGKAREGDLTSKSNHLYKDEIGLLLTDFDQMTNSLRTMIQVVSQSSNEVLQSADQLIESAEGSASVAATISESMTTVRSKSNTQLEAFSENKSAVEENTLAIAKIAEATYVVSELSNGVLEKVEEGQDIVKKTIHQMEIINSSVNGISSSINTLGANSKAIGQIVETINQIASQTNLLALNAAIEAARAGEEGKGFAVVADEVRKLAERSERATRQISVIIDEIQKNTLESIQMMEKGNQDVGVGVEMVNVVGNTFQLIISAIKKVNDEIHGVSSTTEEISASTEELNANTVQLIELTNIINESTKEVSVSSDSQLSEVSAVKEAANRLSELAKTLNQEIKKFKI from the coding sequence ATGTTAAAACAAATTCTTCATAAACTCTATTCTCTTAGCATCCGCACTCAGTTGATGATCTTCATTTTTTTTGTTCTCAATTTAGTACTTGGCCCAATTTTTTATCTCGTCTATCAGTCTGCAAAAAGCCAAATCGTAAATCTTGGTGGAGAGCTGTTTAAAACCTTGGCAACTGATTCCGTGGCAGTGATCGATTTATTGAATGAAGATGTAAAAGCCGGAAAAATAAGTTTACCAGATGCCCAGGAAAAGGCTAGGATCTATATTTTGGGACCGAAAGGTTCCGATGGGGTCCGCGACTTGTCCAAAGGAAAAATGTCTGCCAAATTGGACATGAGGGTTTGGGCCTCTCAACCGAATGGTGTTTTTACGATGAACCCCTTTAACATTGAAGGTGTTAATCTCTGGGATTACCAAGTCGACGGAAAATATACAGTTCGAGACACTTGGTCCAATAAGGAAAGAACCGGAAAACTAGTTTATGAATTATGGCAAGAGGGAAAAGAACCAACTCATTCTTGGATTGCCTATCAGATCTATTATCAACCTTGGGATTGGATTGTTGGCTCTGGGGGGAGAGAGGCCATTTTTTATGAAGAGCGCCTTAAGTCATTATCCTACTTATTCTTTTTCGGTGCCATATTTGCTTCCGTCATTTCGTTAGTTTTTTCTTATTTTTTTGCGGCTATTTTTGCGCGTAAGATTGATCATGTGAAGTCACTCATCGGAAAAGCAAGAGAAGGTGATTTAACATCAAAGTCAAATCATCTATATAAAGATGAAATTGGATTACTTCTTACTGATTTTGATCAGATGACAAATAGTTTGCGAACAATGATTCAGGTTGTTTCTCAATCTTCAAATGAAGTTCTGCAATCGGCAGATCAGTTGATCGAAAGTGCAGAAGGTTCTGCAAGTGTTGCTGCTACTATATCAGAATCAATGACTACAGTGCGCAGTAAGTCAAATACCCAATTGGAAGCATTTTCTGAAAACAAATCTGCGGTAGAAGAAAATACTCTTGCGATCGCGAAAATTGCTGAAGCAACTTATGTGGTTTCGGAATTATCAAATGGTGTTTTGGAAAAAGTCGAGGAAGGTCAAGACATCGTAAAAAAAACAATTCATCAAATGGAGATTATTAATTCCTCAGTCAATGGAATCTCTTCGAGTATTAATACTCTTGGTGCAAACTCTAAAGCAATTGGACAAATTGTGGAAACGATCAATCAGATCGCAAGCCAAACGAACCTATTAGCTCTCAATGCAGCAATAGAGGCGGCTCGTGCAGGAGAGGAAGGAAAAGGTTTTGCTGTCGTTGCCGATGAAGTTAGAAAGTTAGCAGAAAGGTCAGAAAGAGCCACTAGACAAATTTCCGTGATCATTGATGAAATCCAAAAGAACACACTTGAATCCATTCAGATGATGGAAAAAGGAAATCAGGATGTCGGCGTTGGCGTAGAAATGGTGAATGTTGTAGGGAATACATTCCAATTGATTATTTCTGCCATTAAGAAAGTGAATGATGAAATTCACGGCGTTTCCTCAACCACAGAAGAAATATCCGCGAGCACAGAAGAACTCAATGCTAACACGGTTCAATTGATTGAGTTAACTAACATTATCAACGAAAGTACAAAAGAAGTTTCTGTTTCCTCGGATTCTCAGTTATCAGAAGTATCTGCTGTAAAAGAAGCCGCAAATCGATTGAGTGAACTAGCAAAAACTTTAAATCAGGAAATTAAGAAGTTTAAAATATAA